In one Streptomyces sp. NBC_00597 genomic region, the following are encoded:
- a CDS encoding GAF domain-containing protein has protein sequence MDAREAARLLKGVRAAALAGDRPPAEPRPEIAESWRRMLARGVHPDRDARSRMLSAAETEERRQVSPLREVLPVLREGLLPALDATLHIMVVADAEGRLLWREGASSILRKADRLGFSVGADWAEAVVGTNGVGTALVARQPVQVFSAEHFVSSHHEWTCAGAPVRDPRDGQLLGVVDVSGPLATMHPATLAWVSAVARLAERELRVRHLESLERLRAVAAPLLARLPGQALAVDPHGWTAAVTGLAPTDRVPLPKGFGPGRVWVPQLGDCVVEPLPGGWLLRVAQAPGTATAASRVVLDLSRPRTWSATVYGAAGSWSRELSPRHAELLFLLAEGPRGRSAAELAAELFGDPTRTVTVRAELSRVRRHLGGVLTHRPYRFADDVEVELIRPQDPAALLPHSTAPAVIKARLGRSGSAVIP, from the coding sequence ATGGACGCGCGGGAGGCCGCGCGTCTGCTCAAGGGGGTGCGGGCGGCCGCGCTGGCCGGGGACCGGCCGCCGGCGGAGCCCCGGCCGGAGATCGCCGAGTCCTGGCGCCGGATGCTGGCCCGCGGGGTGCACCCGGACCGGGACGCGCGCTCGCGGATGCTGTCGGCGGCCGAGACGGAGGAGCGGCGGCAGGTGTCGCCGCTGCGGGAGGTCCTGCCGGTACTGCGCGAGGGGCTGCTGCCGGCGTTGGACGCGACACTGCACATCATGGTCGTCGCCGACGCGGAGGGGCGGCTGCTGTGGCGGGAGGGGGCGTCGTCGATCCTGCGCAAGGCGGACCGGCTGGGGTTCTCGGTGGGCGCCGACTGGGCCGAGGCGGTGGTCGGCACGAACGGGGTGGGCACCGCTCTGGTGGCCCGCCAGCCCGTGCAGGTGTTCTCGGCGGAGCACTTCGTCTCCAGCCACCACGAGTGGACCTGCGCGGGGGCGCCGGTGCGCGACCCCCGGGACGGGCAGCTGCTGGGCGTGGTGGACGTCAGCGGGCCACTGGCCACCATGCACCCGGCCACCCTGGCGTGGGTGAGCGCCGTGGCCCGGCTCGCGGAGCGGGAGCTGCGGGTGCGGCACCTGGAGTCGCTGGAGCGGCTGCGGGCGGTCGCTGCGCCGCTGCTGGCCAGGCTGCCGGGGCAGGCCCTGGCGGTGGACCCGCACGGCTGGACGGCGGCGGTGACGGGCCTGGCGCCGACGGACCGGGTCCCGCTGCCGAAGGGGTTCGGGCCCGGCCGGGTGTGGGTGCCGCAGCTCGGGGACTGCGTGGTGGAGCCGCTGCCGGGCGGCTGGCTGCTGCGCGTCGCGCAGGCACCGGGGACGGCGACGGCGGCGAGCCGGGTCGTCCTGGACCTGAGCCGTCCGCGCACGTGGTCGGCGACGGTGTACGGGGCCGCAGGGAGCTGGTCCCGGGAACTGAGCCCGCGCCACGCGGAGCTCCTCTTCCTGCTGGCGGAGGGCCCGCGCGGGCGGTCGGCCGCGGAGCTCGCGGCGGAGCTGTTCGGGGACCCGACGCGGACGGTGACGGTCCGGGCGGAGCTGTCCCGGGTCCGGCGGCACCTGGGCGGGGTCCTCACGCACCGCCCGTACCGCTTCGCGGACGACGTCGAGGTGGAACTGATCCGCCCGCAGGACCCGGCGGCGCTGCTGCCCCACTCCACGGCGCCGGCTGTGATCAAGGCCCGCCTGGGCCGCTCGGGGTCGGCCGTGATTCCCTGA
- a CDS encoding acyl-CoA dehydrogenase family protein — translation MAATTHTVINQAPPLVGYDVYGTDRALREGVERHLSASAPELLDEVRQELSELGRSAGSAQAQGWGAQANENPPKLRTHDRYGHRIDEVEFHPAWHRLLGHAVGAGLTDAWGRPAGHLRRAAGFFVWSQAEAGNGCPLSMTHAAVPALRADPELAAEWEPRLTSHVYEEELRPPAQKAGVLFGMGMTEKQGGSDVRANTTVAKPLDAAGEYLLTGHKWFCSAPMSDGFLVLAQAASAGKDRLTCFLVPRVLPDGTRNAFAIQRLKDKLGNRSNASAEVEFDGTWARRVGEEGRGVRTIIDMVAATRLDCVLGSAALMRQALTQAVHHAEHRSAFGARLIEQPLMRNVLADLALESEAATTLALRLAAAYDAGTEQERAFLRIAVPAAKYWVTKRCTPMVAEALECLGGNGYVEESGLPRLLRESPLNSIWEGSGNVQALDVLRALQREPQALNAFLQEVGRARGADHRLDSAIKGLLTELADLEGIEARARRVVERMALVLQGSLLVRWAPPEVADAFCASRLGGDRGSAFGTLPHTLGLAALVERARIAG, via the coding sequence ATGGCAGCCACCACCCACACCGTCATCAATCAGGCCCCGCCCCTGGTGGGCTACGACGTCTACGGCACCGACCGGGCCCTGCGCGAGGGCGTGGAGCGGCACCTGTCGGCCTCGGCGCCCGAACTCCTCGACGAGGTGCGGCAGGAGCTCTCGGAACTCGGGCGGTCCGCGGGCTCGGCGCAGGCCCAGGGATGGGGCGCGCAGGCCAACGAGAACCCTCCGAAACTGCGTACGCACGATCGGTACGGACACCGGATCGACGAGGTGGAGTTCCACCCGGCGTGGCACCGGCTGCTCGGGCACGCGGTGGGCGCCGGGCTCACCGATGCGTGGGGCCGGCCGGCCGGGCACCTGCGCCGCGCGGCCGGGTTCTTCGTCTGGTCGCAGGCCGAGGCGGGCAACGGCTGCCCGCTGTCGATGACGCACGCGGCCGTGCCGGCACTGCGGGCGGACCCGGAGCTGGCCGCCGAGTGGGAGCCGCGGCTGACCTCGCACGTGTACGAGGAGGAGCTGCGGCCGCCCGCGCAGAAGGCCGGCGTGCTGTTCGGCATGGGGATGACGGAGAAGCAGGGCGGCAGCGACGTACGGGCGAACACGACGGTGGCGAAGCCGCTGGACGCGGCGGGCGAGTACCTGCTGACGGGGCACAAGTGGTTCTGTTCGGCGCCGATGTCGGACGGGTTCCTGGTGCTGGCGCAGGCGGCGTCGGCCGGGAAGGACCGGCTGACCTGCTTCCTGGTGCCGCGGGTGCTGCCGGACGGCACGCGCAACGCGTTCGCGATCCAGCGGCTGAAGGACAAGCTCGGCAACCGGTCGAACGCGTCGGCCGAGGTGGAGTTCGACGGGACGTGGGCGCGGCGGGTCGGCGAGGAGGGGCGGGGGGTGCGGACCATCATCGACATGGTCGCGGCGACCCGGCTGGACTGCGTGCTGGGCTCGGCGGCGCTGATGCGGCAGGCGCTGACGCAGGCCGTGCACCATGCGGAGCACCGCTCTGCTTTCGGAGCACGGCTCATCGAGCAGCCGCTGATGCGCAACGTGCTGGCCGACCTCGCCCTGGAGTCGGAGGCGGCCACGACGCTGGCGCTGCGCCTGGCGGCCGCCTACGACGCCGGGACGGAGCAGGAGCGGGCCTTCCTGCGCATCGCGGTGCCCGCCGCGAAGTACTGGGTGACCAAGCGCTGTACGCCGATGGTGGCGGAGGCGTTGGAGTGTCTGGGCGGCAACGGCTACGTCGAGGAGTCGGGGCTGCCGCGGCTGCTGCGCGAATCCCCGCTGAACTCGATCTGGGAGGGCTCGGGCAACGTACAGGCCCTGGACGTCCTGCGGGCGCTCCAGCGGGAGCCGCAGGCGCTGAACGCGTTCCTCCAGGAAGTGGGGCGGGCGCGGGGCGCCGACCACCGGCTGGATTCGGCCATCAAGGGGCTGCTGACGGAGCTCGCGGACCTGGAGGGCATCGAGGCGCGGGCGCGCCGGGTCGTGGAGCGCATGGCGCTGGTGCTCCAGGGGTCGCTGCTGGTGCGCTGGGCGCCGCCGGAGGTGGCGGACGCGTTCTGCGCCTCGCGGCTGGGCGGCGACCGGGGGTCGGCCTTCGGCACGCTGCCGCACACCCTGGGACTGGCTGCGCTGGTCGAACGGGCGCGGATCGCGGGCTAG
- a CDS encoding YihY/virulence factor BrkB family protein, producing MQPANETPERVPGRLHRARALYRNVSKRKMAWLLLKDTVNSCIEYRILGLAAEAAFFTLLSLPPLFLGLLGLLGYVDGWTGGTFVASIEENILRAVGTVLSDRGVNEVAKPMLDDVTRGGRPDLISLGFAFALWSGSRAVNVFIDTITVMYGLDGQRGIVKTRLLAFLLYVVALVIGAIVLPLMVAGPDAVVRWVPWSTEVIAVLYWPTVTLLSIAFLTTLYHVSVPVRSPWIEDVPGALVALAMWVLGSFLLRIYLTNTVEGPTIYGSLAAPVAVLLWIGVSAFAVLVGAAVNAAIDRVWPSVATAAAREANERAREAEAAQLIARAAAWRALAEGESEDDEEGDAGMPSEFPERWSNFLPPEDYSSRLRKH from the coding sequence GTGCAGCCAGCAAACGAAACACCCGAGCGGGTCCCCGGGCGGCTCCATCGGGCCCGCGCCCTCTACCGCAACGTCTCCAAGCGCAAGATGGCGTGGCTGCTGCTGAAGGACACCGTCAATTCGTGCATCGAGTACCGGATCCTCGGCCTGGCGGCCGAGGCGGCGTTCTTCACGCTCCTGTCGCTGCCGCCGCTGTTCCTGGGCCTGCTGGGCCTGCTCGGGTACGTCGACGGCTGGACGGGCGGCACCTTCGTGGCCTCCATCGAGGAGAACATCCTGCGCGCGGTCGGCACGGTGCTCTCCGACCGGGGCGTCAACGAAGTCGCCAAGCCGATGCTCGACGACGTGACCCGCGGCGGCCGCCCCGACCTGATCTCCCTCGGCTTCGCCTTCGCCCTCTGGTCGGGTTCGCGGGCCGTCAACGTCTTCATCGACACCATCACCGTGATGTACGGGCTCGACGGCCAGCGCGGCATCGTCAAGACGAGGCTGCTCGCCTTCCTGCTGTACGTGGTCGCACTGGTGATCGGCGCGATCGTGCTGCCGCTGATGGTGGCCGGTCCGGACGCCGTCGTCCGCTGGGTGCCCTGGAGCACCGAAGTGATCGCGGTCCTCTACTGGCCGACGGTCACCCTGCTGTCCATCGCCTTCCTGACCACGCTCTACCACGTGTCCGTACCCGTGCGCTCCCCGTGGATCGAGGACGTGCCGGGCGCGCTCGTGGCGCTCGCCATGTGGGTGCTGGGCTCGTTCCTGCTGCGGATCTACCTCACGAACACCGTCGAGGGCCCGACCATCTACGGATCGCTGGCCGCGCCCGTCGCCGTGCTGCTGTGGATCGGCGTCTCGGCCTTCGCGGTCCTGGTCGGCGCTGCCGTGAACGCCGCCATCGACCGCGTCTGGCCGTCCGTGGCCACCGCCGCGGCCCGCGAGGCCAATGAGCGGGCCCGCGAGGCCGAGGCCGCGCAGCTGATCGCGCGCGCCGCAGCCTGGCGGGCGCTGGCCGAGGGCGAATCGGAGGACGACGAGGAGGGCGACGCCGGGATGCCCTCCGAGTTCCCGGAGCGGTGGTCGAACTTCCTGCCGCCGGAGGACTACTCCTCCCGGCTGCGCAAGCACTGA
- a CDS encoding helix-turn-helix domain-containing protein, with translation MYEERPSPLVPGAIVWRRSGAPGGPVLPDGCMDLLWVGGRLLVAGPDTGPHPAAEVPGGVFTGLRFAPGTAPALLGVPAYELRDRRVELADLWPGPEVRGLAERMGAYEDPGAGLERLARSRAARSAPPDPLAARVAAGLRAGESVAAVAAAVGLGARQLHRRSLDAFGYGPRTLGRVLRLQRALELARQGMPQAEVAYRAGYADQAHLGREVRALAGTTPGAYAAANSETPQPSGSRTTA, from the coding sequence GTGTACGAGGAACGGCCGTCCCCGCTGGTGCCCGGCGCGATCGTGTGGCGGCGCTCCGGGGCGCCCGGCGGGCCCGTGCTGCCCGACGGCTGCATGGACCTGCTGTGGGTCGGCGGACGCCTCCTCGTGGCCGGACCCGACACCGGACCCCACCCCGCCGCAGAGGTCCCGGGCGGGGTCTTCACCGGCCTGAGGTTCGCCCCCGGTACCGCGCCCGCACTGCTCGGCGTACCGGCGTACGAGCTGCGCGACCGGCGGGTCGAGCTGGCCGACCTCTGGCCGGGGCCGGAGGTGCGCGGCCTCGCCGAGCGGATGGGCGCGTACGAGGACCCCGGCGCGGGGCTGGAGCGGCTGGCCCGCAGCCGCGCGGCCCGGAGCGCGCCCCCCGACCCCCTCGCCGCACGGGTGGCGGCCGGGCTCCGCGCGGGGGAGTCGGTGGCCGCCGTGGCCGCGGCGGTCGGCCTCGGGGCGCGCCAGCTGCACCGCCGCTCCCTCGACGCCTTCGGCTACGGACCCCGCACCCTCGGACGGGTGCTGCGGCTCCAGCGGGCGCTGGAGCTGGCCCGGCAGGGGATGCCGCAGGCCGAGGTGGCCTACCGGGCCGGATACGCCGACCAGGCCCACCTGGGCCGCGAGGTGCGGGCACTGGCCGGGACCACCCCGGGGGCCTACGCGGCGGCGAACAGCGAGACGCCGCAGCCGTCCGGGTCGCGCACGACGGCGTAG
- a CDS encoding VOC family protein — protein MTPRIDLIGLVVSDMAASLAFYRRLGLDVPAGAEEQPHVEAVLPGGLRIAWDTEDVVRSFDPSWTRPTGDGRRELAFLCDSPAEVDAVYAELTDAGYEGHLEPWDAFWGQRYAVVRDPDGCGVSLFAAA, from the coding sequence ATGACTCCCCGAATCGATCTGATCGGCCTGGTCGTCTCCGACATGGCCGCCTCGCTCGCCTTCTACCGCCGTCTGGGCCTGGACGTTCCGGCCGGGGCGGAGGAGCAGCCGCACGTGGAGGCCGTCCTCCCCGGCGGGCTCCGCATCGCCTGGGACACGGAGGACGTCGTCCGCTCCTTCGACCCGTCCTGGACCCGCCCCACCGGGGACGGGCGGCGGGAGCTCGCGTTCCTGTGCGACTCCCCCGCCGAGGTGGACGCGGTGTACGCGGAACTGACGGACGCCGGGTACGAGGGCCATCTGGAGCCCTGGGACGCCTTCTGGGGGCAGCGCTACGCCGTCGTGCGCGACCCGGACGGCTGCGGCGTCTCGCTGTTCGCCGCCGCGTAG
- the rsgA gene encoding ribosome small subunit-dependent GTPase A: MSFSTSASSPSYSHALTPFGWDEAWEAEFAPYAEQGLVPGRVVRVDRGQCDVMTADGTVRADTAFVTPHDPLRVICTGDWAVVEAAGSPRYVRTYLPRRTAFVRSTSSQRSEGQILAANVDHAIIAVSLAVELDLGRIERFLALAWESGAQPLVVLTKADLVPDPVTLAHLVQDVETTAPGVDVLTVSSLTGEGTDVLAAVVAGGTSVLLGISGAGKSTLANALLGSEVMDVQATRDVDGKGRHTTTTRNLLALPGGGVLIDTPGLRGVGLWDAEVGVGQVFSEIEEYAADCRFHDCAHEAEPGCAVLEAVETGALPQRRLESYRKLLRENQRIVAKTDARLRSEIRRDWRMKSAEGRANYEAKRTGRH, translated from the coding sequence TTGTCTTTCTCCACCTCTGCGTCTTCTCCTTCGTACTCGCACGCCCTCACCCCCTTCGGCTGGGACGAGGCGTGGGAGGCCGAGTTCGCCCCGTACGCCGAGCAGGGCCTGGTGCCCGGCCGCGTGGTGCGGGTCGACCGCGGCCAGTGCGACGTCATGACCGCGGACGGCACCGTGCGCGCCGACACCGCCTTCGTCACCCCGCACGACCCGCTCCGCGTCATCTGCACCGGTGACTGGGCCGTGGTCGAGGCGGCCGGCAGCCCCCGGTACGTCAGGACGTACCTGCCGCGCCGGACCGCCTTCGTCCGCTCCACCTCCTCCCAGCGGTCCGAGGGGCAGATCCTCGCCGCCAACGTCGACCACGCGATCATCGCGGTCTCCCTGGCCGTCGAGCTCGACCTGGGCCGCATCGAGCGCTTCTTGGCCCTCGCCTGGGAGTCCGGCGCACAGCCGCTGGTCGTCCTGACCAAGGCCGACCTCGTACCTGACCCGGTGACGCTCGCGCACCTGGTCCAGGACGTGGAGACCACGGCGCCCGGCGTCGACGTCCTCACCGTCTCCTCCCTCACCGGGGAGGGCACGGACGTCCTGGCGGCGGTCGTCGCCGGCGGTACGAGCGTGCTGCTCGGCATCTCCGGCGCGGGCAAGTCCACGCTCGCCAACGCGCTCCTGGGCTCCGAGGTCATGGACGTCCAGGCGACCCGCGACGTGGACGGCAAGGGCCGCCACACGACCACCACCCGCAACCTGCTGGCCCTGCCCGGCGGGGGCGTCCTCATCGACACGCCGGGACTGCGCGGGGTCGGCCTGTGGGACGCGGAGGTCGGGGTCGGCCAGGTCTTCTCGGAGATCGAGGAGTACGCGGCCGACTGCCGCTTCCACGACTGCGCGCACGAGGCCGAGCCGGGGTGCGCGGTGCTCGAAGCCGTCGAGACCGGCGCACTGCCGCAGCGGCGCCTGGAGAGCTACCGCAAGCTGCTGCGCGAGAACCAGCGGATCGTCGCCAAGACGGACGCGAGGCTGCGCTCCGAGATCCGCCGGGACTGGCGCATGAAGTCGGCGGAGGGCCGCGCCAATTACGAGGCGAAGCGCACCGGCCGCCACTGA